One window from the genome of Cottoperca gobio chromosome 15, fCotGob3.1, whole genome shotgun sequence encodes:
- the LOC115020451 gene encoding LOW QUALITY PROTEIN: coiled-coil domain-containing protein 85A-like (The sequence of the model RefSeq protein was modified relative to this genomic sequence to represent the inferred CDS: deleted 1 base in 1 codon), whose translation MEKGAQQPQLSKSAESLAEDISKINDEELLKWGKEELVRQLRRAEAGKRSAIVEHSNLMREVNRRLQQHLNEIRSLKDVNQKLQEDNQELRDLCCFLDDDRQKGKRVSREWQRLGRYSAGLMRKEVAIYLQKLKELEQRQVEVIRENLELKEVCLMLEEERVVAVAGGGGGVGGHGGTGRRSSIDSQSSLSQLGGGVPVPGLLRDVGDGSSTSSAGSTDSPDNPHLKPPTLGSNASPGSRCVSSDHRHKPGEVCESTGRRHSSTPEYYTFPQSCRPRGGSLTNLDPRGLRGHSPEKHSKSPTRLPCDSSPKPCSSDLLAHKQLLMSGQASPGCGKSTAKSSPELSHRHRSVNIAGAGCGSPESKLSPIGTPEHLRKGRVILGSPESIRHHQHYHHSPGVEHGKGRYNSGSPGREEGQRRAAGEELAPHHQSLYNALISAGCCTNSCRSVNLWDSFDAS comes from the exons ATGGAGAAAGGCGCGCAGCAGCCGCAGCTGTCCAAAAGCGCAGAGAGTCTTGCGGAGGACATCTCCAAAATAAACGACGAGGAGCTGCTGAAGTGGGGCAAAGAGGAGCTGGTGCGGCAACTGAGGAGGGCAGAGGCGGGGAAGAGGAGCGCCATCGTGGAGCACAGCAATCTGATGCGGGAGGTGAACCGGAGACTCCAGCAGCACCTGAACGAGATACGGAGTTTAAAG GACGTGAACCAGAAACTGCAGGAGGACAACCAGGAGCTGCGGGACTTGTGCTGCTTCCTGGATGACGACCGGCAGAAGGGAAAGCGGGTGTCGCGGGAGTGGCAGCGTCTGGGCCGCTACAGTGCCGGCCTGATGAGGAAGGAGGTGGCCATCTACctgcagaagctgaaggagcTGGAGCAGCGGCAGGTGGAAGTCATCCGGGAAAACCTGGAGCTCAAGGAGGTGTGCCTCATGCTGGAGGAGGAAAGGGTTGTGGCTGTggctggaggaggtggaggtgtgggCGGGCACGGAGGTACTGGCCGTAGGAGCTCCATTGACAGTCAAAGCAGCTTGTCTCAGCTGGGTGGAGGTGTCCCAGTACCTGGGCTGCTGCGGGACGTCGGCGATGGCAGCAGCACCTCCAGCGCAGGAAGTACGGATAGCCCAGATAACCCCCACCTCAAACCCCCGACCCTGGGCTCCAATGCCAGCCCTGGATCAAGATGTGTCTCTTCAGACCACCGCCACAAACCAGGAGAGGTGTGTGAATCCACAGGCAGGAGGCACAGCTCCACCCCAGAGTACTACACCTTCCCCCAGTCCTGCCGCCCCCGCGGGGGGTCCCTCACCAACCTGGACCCTCGTGGCCTTCGGGGCCACAGCCCGGAGAAACACAGCAAGTCTCCCACCAGGCTACCATGTGACTCCAGCCCCAAACCCTGCAGCTCTGACCTACTAGCCCACAAACAGCTATTGATGTCAGGGCAGGCATCACCGGGCTGTGGGAAGAGCACAGCAAAGTCCAGCCCAGAGCTGAGTCACAGACACCGGTCGGTTAACATTGCGGGGGCCGGCTGTGGGAGTCCTGAGTCCAAGCTGTCACCGATAGGGACGCCTGAGCACCTGAGGAAAGGGCGGGTGATCTTGGGTAGTCCAGAGTCTATACGGCACCACCAACACTATCATCACAGCCCCGGGGTGGAGCACGGCAAGGGGAGGTATAACAGTGGCTCCCCA GGCAGGGAAGAAGGTCAGAGGAGAGCAGCGGGAGAGGAGCTGGCCCCCCACCACCAGAGTCTGTACAACG